In one window of Gadus chalcogrammus isolate NIFS_2021 chromosome 12, NIFS_Gcha_1.0, whole genome shotgun sequence DNA:
- the ddx49 gene encoding probable ATP-dependent RNA helicase DDX49, with protein MSDFSSLGLADWLIKQCKQLGINKPTPVQENCMPPILEGRDCLGCAKTGSGKTAAFVLPVLQKLSQDPYGIFCLVLTPTRELAYQIAEQFRVIGKPLGLRDCIVVGGMDMVTQSLELSRQPHVVVATPGRLADHIRSSNTFSLKRIQFLVRVAL; from the exons ATGTCGGATTTCTCCTCGCTTGGCCTGGCCGACTGGCTGATTAAGCAGTGTAAACAACTAGGAATAAACAAACCCACTCCTGTCCAGGAGAACTGCATGCCACCCATTCTCGAAG GTCGGGACTGTTTGGGCTGCGCCAAGACGGGCAGTGGAAAGACTGCTGCGTTCGTCCTGCCGGTGCTACAGAAACTATCCCAAGACCCCTACGGTATCTTCTGCCTGGTCCTCACACCCACCAG GGAGCTGGCATATCAGATCGCAGAGCAGTTCCGGGTCATTGGCAAGCCCCTGGGCCTGCGGGACTGCATCGTCGTGGGTGGGATGG ACATGGTGACACAGTCCTTGGAGTTGTCGCGGCAACCTCACGTTGTCGTGGCGACACCGGGAAGATTGGCGGACCACATCCGTAGCTCCAACACCTTCAGCCTGAAAAGGATACAGTTTCTGGTAAGAGTCGCTCTCTAG
- the LOC130392961 gene encoding ras-related protein Rab-3A, whose product MASATATYGQKESSDQNFDYMFKILIIGNSSVGKTSFLFRYADDSFTPAFVSTVGIDFKVKTIYRNDKRIKLQIWDTAGQERYRTITTAYYRGAMGFILMYDITNEDSFNAVQDWATQIKTYSWDNAQVLLVGNKCDMDDERVVSGDRARQLSDHLGFEFFEASAKDNINVKQTFERLVDIICEKMSDSLDNVDPAVTGVKQGPQLTEQATPPRQDCAC is encoded by the exons ATGGCCTCAGCAACAGCAACCTATGGGCAGAAGGAGTCTTCAGACCAGAACTTTGACTACATGTTTAAGATCCTGATCATTGGCAACAGCAGCGTAGGAAAGACCTCGTTCCTGTTCCGCTATGCCGACGACTCCTTCACGCCAGCCTTCGTGAGCACGGTGGGAATCGACTTCAAGGTCAAGACCATCTACAGGAACGACAAGCGGATCAAACTACAGATCTGG GACACGGCGGGCCAGGAGCGCTATCGGACCATCACCACAGCGTACTACAGAGGAGCCATGGGCTTCATCCTCATGTATGACATCACCAACGAGGACTCATTCAACGCCGTCCAGGACTG GGCGACCCAGATCAAGACGTACTCGTGGGACAACGCCCAGGTGCTGTTGGTGGGAAACAAGTGTGACATGGATGATGAGCGGGTGGTGTCTGGAGACAGAGCCAGGCAGCTCTCAGACCACCTCG GTTTTGAATTCTTTGAGGCCAGTGCCAAAGACAACATCAACGTGAAGCAGACCTTCGAGCGGCTGGTGGACATCATCTGTGAGAAGATGTCAGACAGCCTGGACAACGTGGATCCGGCTGTCACTGGTGTCAAACAGGGGCCCCAGCTCACAGAGCAGGCCACCCCTCCTCGACAGGACTGTGCATGCTAA